In one Echinicola marina genomic region, the following are encoded:
- a CDS encoding RagB/SusD family nutrient uptake outer membrane protein, which yields MSTFFVGCEDYLEKPPSIDVTDQTIFQNIRNAETFLWEVYASSIPFGWATQDWDAELNYLSGVTAGQLAAACDEGDIADSWPGPNIFNKGEVTPVKNPEDNFLGHYKAIRKSNIFIERIEGVPDGTTEYKLQLKAEARFLRALQYFELIKRYGGVPLVKRKLNNEDELNINRSSLKECVDFVLAECDEIVPDLMSSAEGVLAGRITKGAAHALKSRMALYAASPLFNNNSPYLEGKNSELWWYGNYSGERWDVAAAAANDVLKWAESVGVRLITEYGPDVNYTYASTEPDNPEIILSSKFYPNMDLWREMYFQFTRPSGFRGSWYGVSVPLNFIKYFQTNEGEYLDWPQSGEDLDAMYTQLEPRFNQCILVNGTYWNDDEGWVQIWTNPDGSKSKHARKNNGGQWLRKFIPDEMTAVNKVTNMEWPVYRLAEFYLNYAEAMNEAYGPNNSHTYGLTAIDAVNMIRERSGLPQLSPNISHEEMRTAIIRERAIELYAEEHRFWDVKRWKIAENEGVMKGDFYGLMIRPIVDSEKFSFEQYVFEERFFSNKDYLYPFPSSEIFKGYLQQNPGW from the coding sequence TTGTCAACTTTCTTTGTGGGATGTGAAGATTATTTGGAGAAACCACCGAGTATTGATGTAACCGATCAAACAATTTTCCAAAATATTAGAAATGCTGAAACATTTCTATGGGAGGTGTATGCCTCCTCTATTCCCTTTGGTTGGGCAACTCAAGATTGGGATGCAGAGCTTAATTATTTATCAGGTGTAACCGCTGGACAGTTAGCCGCAGCATGTGATGAAGGCGATATAGCTGATTCTTGGCCCGGTCCGAATATTTTTAATAAAGGAGAAGTTACTCCCGTAAAAAATCCTGAAGACAATTTTTTAGGTCACTATAAGGCCATTCGTAAATCGAATATTTTTATTGAGCGCATCGAGGGCGTTCCTGATGGCACGACGGAGTATAAATTGCAATTAAAAGCTGAAGCTCGTTTTCTACGTGCCTTGCAGTATTTTGAATTGATAAAAAGGTACGGTGGTGTTCCTTTAGTGAAAAGAAAGTTAAACAATGAGGATGAACTCAATATTAACCGAAGTTCCCTGAAAGAATGTGTTGATTTTGTTCTCGCTGAATGTGATGAGATTGTGCCGGATTTGATGAGTTCAGCGGAAGGTGTCCTTGCAGGAAGAATTACAAAAGGAGCTGCCCATGCCTTAAAATCTCGTATGGCTCTGTATGCTGCAAGTCCATTGTTTAATAATAACTCCCCATATCTAGAAGGAAAAAATAGTGAACTATGGTGGTATGGAAATTATAGTGGTGAAAGATGGGATGTTGCAGCTGCAGCAGCAAATGATGTGCTGAAATGGGCAGAATCTGTTGGAGTAAGACTTATAACAGAGTATGGACCTGATGTTAACTATACTTACGCGAGTACAGAGCCCGATAATCCCGAGATTATTTTAAGCAGTAAATTTTATCCAAATATGGATTTATGGAGAGAAATGTATTTCCAGTTTACGAGACCTTCAGGGTTTAGAGGGTCATGGTATGGTGTGTCAGTTCCCCTAAATTTTATTAAATATTTTCAAACAAACGAAGGTGAATACTTAGACTGGCCCCAGTCAGGGGAGGATCTTGATGCAATGTATACACAACTAGAACCTAGATTCAATCAATGTATACTGGTCAATGGAACCTATTGGAATGATGATGAAGGTTGGGTTCAAATTTGGACTAATCCAGATGGAAGTAAATCTAAACATGCTAGAAAGAACAATGGTGGTCAATGGTTGAGAAAATTCATACCTGATGAAATGACAGCGGTGAACAAAGTTACCAATATGGAATGGCCTGTGTACCGTTTGGCTGAGTTTTACCTAAATTATGCAGAGGCGATGAATGAAGCATATGGCCCTAATAATTCACACACTTATGGACTTACCGCGATAGATGCTGTAAATATGATAAGGGAGCGATCTGGTCTTCCTCAGCTATCCCCAAATATCTCACACGAGGAAATGAGGACTGCTATCATTAGGGAAAGAGCCATAGAGTTATACGCAGAAGAACATCGTTTTTGGGATGTTAAGCGATGGAAAATTGCCGAGAATGAAGGCGTAATGAAAGGAGATTTTTATGGATTAATGATAAGACCAATTGTTGATTCGGAGAAGTTTAGTTTTGAGCAATATGTCTTTGAGGAAAGATTCTTTTCGAATAAGGATTACTTGTATCCCTTTCCCTCTTCAGAGATTTTTAAAGGGTATTTACAGCAAAACCCTGGATGGTAA
- a CDS encoding SusC/RagA family TonB-linked outer membrane protein, with translation MMRKLYKNQVIVIISLAFFFKVNLISGMDISLASDLPNKTQGDSIFQVKDSLNVPIAFGKIPSWKMSNAVGVIKNEEINRFNLSVLGNALYGKVNGLNVIQTSGEPGYESIGLNIRGQSSYNGGSPIILIDGFENPYDQLSVDEIESITVLKDAASTAMFGMRGANGVILINTKRGRNGKPKISFSAKTGLQMPVNIPHFLGAYDYAKLYNEALVNDNKPALYSDEALENYQNGNDPYLYPNVNWYNEVLKNSSPLTNYTADFSGGNDNVRYFTFLGVLKNEGHYKNTDSNRELNSNVNFLRYNFRSNVDINLTKSLVVSTDIAGRIEDRYSPGSGASSIWGSMARTPSNAYPVYNPDGTYGGTAIYRDNPVGLVLGKGFAFRHTRELQATVRAANDFEALLPGLKASAAVSFSNSFRGNEDKNKNFPVYELSRNQEGEIIYNQFGQETSLTNSDNISDQWRRLNFQFNVDFNRKFNEHEINSKLFYHQDTYVINGNNVPFANQNLAGRLIYSYKEKYIGETTLAYSGSENFAKGNRFGLFPSISAGWIISNEDFLKSNTTLSFLKVRASYGLVGNASIGGRRFPYSQYYHSATGYRLGTSNVNGIAEGSLVVSDVSWEKIKEMNIGLEASLWNKFYLNVDLFSEKRFDILGTRGGVIPAFIGIGLPSENIGSVRNNGIESELSYRNHVSNKINVDFGVMAAFTKSEILEMGEIVRPNSYQYRTGRSVGQPFGLEAIGFFNSEQEIQDSPIQTFGTVQPGDIKYKDQNNDGIIDQNDEVAIGRPDLPELVYAFHGNISYGKFFASFLFQGVANRSVYLNGPLVWAFQDYANAAPIAMGRWTPETAENATYPRLTTINNNNNYRFSSFWQRNGSFLKLRNVEVGYEIPTQLLNKIGLNGGRVFLNGNNLLSFDNLDNYDAENISGYPNLKSYNIGVQIKL, from the coding sequence ATGATGAGAAAATTATATAAGAATCAAGTTATTGTCATTATATCCCTTGCCTTTTTCTTCAAAGTTAACCTGATATCAGGAATGGATATAAGTTTAGCTTCTGATCTACCAAACAAGACCCAAGGTGATTCAATTTTCCAAGTTAAGGATTCACTAAATGTTCCGATTGCTTTTGGCAAAATTCCTTCTTGGAAAATGAGCAATGCAGTTGGTGTAATTAAAAATGAGGAAATAAATCGTTTTAACCTTTCAGTCCTGGGCAATGCTTTGTATGGTAAGGTAAATGGACTGAATGTTATCCAAACAAGTGGAGAGCCCGGTTATGAGTCAATAGGTTTGAATATTCGGGGACAGAGTTCATATAATGGAGGAAGTCCAATCATATTAATTGATGGATTTGAAAACCCATATGATCAGTTATCTGTCGATGAGATTGAAAGTATTACCGTGTTGAAGGATGCTGCATCAACAGCAATGTTTGGCATGAGAGGAGCCAATGGAGTCATTTTAATAAACACCAAAAGGGGCAGAAATGGCAAACCAAAAATATCATTTAGCGCTAAAACAGGATTGCAAATGCCTGTTAATATACCACATTTTCTTGGTGCTTATGATTATGCTAAATTGTATAACGAAGCGCTGGTAAATGATAATAAACCAGCTCTATATAGTGATGAAGCATTAGAAAATTATCAAAATGGAAATGATCCTTATTTATATCCTAATGTGAACTGGTACAATGAAGTATTAAAGAATTCATCACCGCTGACAAACTACACTGCAGACTTTTCAGGAGGAAATGATAATGTCAGGTACTTTACTTTTTTGGGGGTATTGAAAAATGAAGGGCATTATAAAAACACTGATAGCAATCGGGAATTAAATTCAAATGTCAATTTTCTTAGGTATAATTTCAGGTCAAATGTTGATATCAATTTGACTAAATCTCTTGTTGTGTCTACTGACATTGCAGGAAGAATTGAAGATCGATATTCTCCGGGTTCAGGTGCTAGTTCAATTTGGGGAAGTATGGCACGAACACCCTCAAATGCCTACCCTGTTTATAATCCTGACGGGACTTATGGCGGAACAGCTATATATCGAGATAATCCAGTTGGGTTAGTCCTAGGAAAGGGCTTTGCTTTTAGACATACCAGAGAATTGCAGGCCACTGTTAGAGCGGCGAATGATTTTGAAGCACTATTGCCGGGGCTGAAGGCTTCAGCAGCTGTGTCTTTTAGTAATTCTTTCAGAGGAAATGAAGACAAAAATAAAAACTTCCCAGTTTATGAATTGTCCAGAAACCAGGAAGGTGAAATTATTTATAATCAATTTGGCCAAGAAACCTCGCTTACCAACAGTGATAATATTTCAGACCAGTGGAGAAGGTTGAATTTTCAATTTAATGTTGATTTCAACAGAAAATTCAATGAACATGAAATCAATTCCAAGTTGTTTTATCATCAGGATACTTATGTGATAAATGGGAATAATGTACCTTTTGCCAATCAAAATCTAGCAGGGCGTCTGATCTATTCCTATAAAGAAAAATACATAGGAGAGACTACCTTAGCCTATAGCGGCTCTGAAAACTTTGCGAAAGGCAATAGGTTTGGCTTATTCCCAAGCATATCGGCTGGTTGGATAATTTCTAATGAGGATTTCCTTAAATCCAACACGACACTCAGTTTCCTAAAAGTAAGGGCCTCATATGGACTGGTAGGGAATGCAAGTATAGGTGGAAGAAGATTTCCGTACAGCCAGTATTATCATAGTGCTACTGGTTACCGTTTGGGTACTAGTAATGTGAATGGTATCGCGGAGGGAAGTCTTGTGGTTTCTGATGTTTCATGGGAGAAAATTAAAGAAATGAATATTGGACTTGAGGCATCCCTATGGAATAAATTCTATTTGAATGTTGATTTATTTAGTGAAAAGAGGTTTGATATATTGGGTACCAGAGGAGGGGTAATTCCGGCTTTCATTGGAATAGGATTGCCATCAGAAAATATCGGAAGTGTAAGAAATAACGGGATAGAATCAGAATTATCCTATAGAAATCATGTTTCCAATAAAATCAATGTGGATTTTGGTGTGATGGCCGCTTTTACAAAAAGCGAAATTCTGGAAATGGGAGAAATAGTAAGACCTAATTCTTATCAATATCGAACGGGAAGGTCTGTAGGACAGCCATTTGGACTCGAAGCCATAGGTTTTTTTAATAGTGAGCAGGAAATTCAGGATAGTCCTATTCAGACATTTGGAACGGTTCAGCCTGGTGATATTAAATATAAAGATCAAAATAATGATGGCATCATAGACCAAAATGATGAGGTGGCTATAGGGAGACCAGATTTGCCAGAATTGGTTTATGCGTTTCATGGAAATATTTCATATGGTAAATTTTTTGCAAGCTTTTTATTCCAAGGAGTTGCTAATAGGTCTGTGTACTTAAATGGTCCTCTAGTTTGGGCATTCCAAGATTATGCTAATGCAGCACCGATAGCAATGGGGAGATGGACTCCTGAAACTGCAGAAAATGCAACCTATCCTAGGTTAACGACTATTAATAATAACAACAATTATAGGTTTTCATCATTTTGGCAACGAAATGGAAGTTTCCTTAAATTAAGAAATGTTGAAGTGGGATATGAGATTCCTACACAACTATTAAATAAGATTGGACTGAATGGAGGAAGGGTCTTTTTGAATGGAAATAATTTGCTGTCATTTGACAATTTAGACAATTATGATGCGGAAAATATCAGTGGATATCCTAATCTAAAATCTTACAATATTGGTGTACAAATAAAACTTTAG
- a CDS encoding RagB/SusD family nutrient uptake outer membrane protein — protein sequence MKKSIIISVFSILVFNACVEDFLDRKIETDLKENQVFSSYARIRDFLNNIYNHIPVGYSRIDGSMLAGATDDAEFTRENSAIQNFNNGSWNQFSNPDNQWENMYTGIQKCNRFLENTEGVTFENIRYTDPQTYKTQTNNLAKFRLEARVLRAFFYFELIKRYGDVPLILSTLTPESDLNLPRNSYEECVEFIVNECDGVLDSSIPSDISLPVSWGSADAGRVDKGTVRALKARVLLYAASPLHNSNNSLEKWDKAAAAAIEVFNMNKYNTLHNDYTALFRSVSQQEIIFARRMNASNGFERENYPIGFEGGQSGITPSQNLVDDYEMRDGTEFDWNNPVHAANPYENRDPRLEMTVITNNSNWNGRAVEIWAGGMDGKGKERATKTGYYLKKHVAENLDFITGTTAFHTWIIFRMAEVYLNYAEAMNEAYGPESDPNGYGMTALEALNRVRDRGGVKMPLLNSGQWNKNTFREKVRHERRIELAFEEHRPWDIRRWKQIEPFQSPLRGVEITKTGEGIFNYEPITIESRVFSEKMLLYPIPFSEVVKSPKIVQNPNW from the coding sequence ATGAAAAAATCAATAATAATTTCAGTCTTTAGTATTCTTGTTTTCAATGCCTGCGTTGAAGATTTTTTGGATCGTAAAATTGAAACGGATTTAAAAGAAAATCAGGTGTTTTCCAGCTATGCTAGGATAAGGGATTTTTTGAATAATATTTACAATCATATCCCTGTTGGATACAGTAGAATAGATGGAAGCATGCTAGCTGGTGCTACAGATGATGCAGAATTTACTAGAGAAAATTCTGCAATTCAAAATTTTAATAATGGGAGTTGGAATCAGTTTAGTAATCCTGACAATCAGTGGGAAAATATGTATACCGGAATCCAAAAATGTAATCGATTTTTGGAAAATACTGAAGGTGTAACCTTTGAAAACATCCGATACACTGATCCACAAACTTATAAAACCCAAACTAATAATTTAGCAAAATTCCGGTTAGAGGCTAGGGTATTACGTGCATTCTTTTATTTCGAGCTCATTAAGCGTTATGGGGATGTCCCACTTATTTTAAGCACTTTGACACCAGAGAGCGATCTTAATTTACCTCGAAATTCCTATGAGGAGTGTGTGGAGTTTATTGTAAATGAATGCGATGGAGTATTAGATTCATCGATTCCTTCAGATATTTCACTTCCAGTATCCTGGGGGTCGGCTGATGCTGGAAGAGTGGACAAGGGTACAGTTCGTGCCTTGAAAGCAAGGGTGCTTTTGTATGCGGCAAGTCCCTTGCATAACTCTAATAATAGTTTAGAAAAATGGGACAAAGCTGCAGCAGCTGCCATAGAGGTTTTTAATATGAATAAATACAATACCCTTCATAATGACTATACTGCCTTATTTAGAAGTGTTTCCCAGCAGGAAATCATATTTGCACGTCGTATGAATGCAAGTAATGGTTTTGAAAGAGAAAATTATCCAATTGGGTTTGAAGGAGGACAAAGCGGGATAACACCATCGCAAAACCTAGTAGATGATTATGAAATGAGGGATGGGACTGAATTTGATTGGAATAATCCTGTTCATGCAGCAAATCCTTATGAGAATAGGGATCCAAGATTGGAAATGACTGTTATTACCAATAATTCAAACTGGAATGGAAGAGCAGTAGAGATTTGGGCCGGAGGTATGGATGGTAAGGGCAAAGAAAGAGCCACAAAGACAGGATATTATCTTAAGAAACATGTTGCCGAAAACTTGGATTTTATAACAGGCACAACGGCATTTCATACTTGGATAATTTTTAGGATGGCGGAAGTTTATTTGAATTATGCTGAAGCCATGAACGAAGCTTATGGTCCTGAAAGTGATCCCAATGGATATGGAATGACAGCATTGGAAGCCTTGAACAGGGTTCGGGATCGTGGAGGAGTGAAAATGCCTTTACTTAATTCTGGTCAATGGAACAAAAATACATTTCGGGAGAAAGTTAGGCATGAGCGGAGGATAGAATTGGCTTTTGAGGAACATCGTCCTTGGGATATTAGACGATGGAAGCAAATAGAGCCATTCCAGTCTCCATTGCGCGGAGTAGAAATTACGAAAACGGGCGAAGGTATATTCAATTATGAACCAATAACGATTGAATCTAGGGTATTTTCTGAAAAGATGCTTTTATATCCTATTCCTTTTTCAGAGGTAGTCAAATCTCCCAAGATTGTTCAAAATCCTAATTGGTAA
- a CDS encoding beta-N-acetylhexosaminidase, translated as MRRLEIVYFICLLFCFKSISLLGQNIIPHPNKLINKGGFLDLGKKVNIVQREASEEASLLKGYLLEDFNIVSQEKKKGQFKSITLKVEKNKENELGEEGYLLDVNDNGIVISAAARAGVFYGVQTLRQLIKRNDNSLTISIPRVYVEDRPRFKWRAFMLDEGRYFKGGKVVKKMLDEMALLKMNTFHWHLTEDQGWRIEIKKYPKLTEIGSKRDSTQIGSWPTGWKSNEFDGKPHSGYYTQEEIKDIIKYASARHITIIPEIEMPGHSTAAIAAYPWLGTDRTPQNVPVAFGGPMAVQKVLNVTDPKVRSFLHDVLDEVMALFPSKIIHIGGDEVKYDVWRNSSKVMSYMEEQGFPSPAALQVWFTNSISNYLASKGRRMMGWNEIMGKKLDAGADEKDHLVEDNLAPNTVVHVWKGDLNLAVQAAENGYDIVNSYYAHTYFDYDYKTIPLKKVYDFNPVPKGLDSKYHNKILGMGCQMWSEWVPDEEILGRQVFPRIAAAAEVGWTDSSSKNYEVFTKGLPYFFQRWDRLGITYYNPKKMTSNAN; from the coding sequence ATGAGAAGATTGGAAATAGTTTATTTTATATGTTTGCTTTTTTGTTTCAAGTCAATATCTCTATTGGGACAAAACATTATTCCTCATCCTAACAAATTAATTAATAAAGGCGGATTTTTAGACTTAGGAAAAAAGGTGAATATAGTTCAAAGAGAAGCCTCAGAAGAGGCTTCTCTCCTTAAGGGATATTTATTAGAGGATTTTAATATAGTATCCCAAGAAAAGAAAAAGGGGCAGTTTAAATCTATAACCTTAAAAGTAGAGAAAAACAAGGAGAATGAATTAGGGGAGGAGGGTTATTTATTGGATGTCAATGATAACGGAATTGTTATCTCTGCTGCAGCAAGAGCCGGTGTGTTTTATGGTGTTCAAACATTGCGTCAACTGATTAAGAGAAATGATAATAGTTTAACCATTAGCATTCCGCGAGTATATGTAGAAGATAGACCTCGATTTAAATGGCGCGCTTTTATGCTAGATGAAGGTCGATATTTTAAAGGTGGGAAAGTAGTCAAAAAAATGTTGGATGAGATGGCGCTATTGAAAATGAATACTTTTCATTGGCACTTGACTGAAGATCAGGGATGGAGAATAGAGATAAAAAAATATCCTAAACTGACGGAAATTGGAAGTAAAAGAGACTCAACTCAAATTGGTTCGTGGCCAACTGGTTGGAAAAGTAACGAGTTTGATGGAAAACCCCACTCTGGATATTATACACAAGAAGAGATAAAAGACATTATTAAATATGCATCAGCCAGGCATATAACCATCATTCCAGAAATAGAAATGCCTGGTCATTCCACAGCGGCTATTGCGGCTTACCCTTGGTTGGGTACGGATCGAACACCACAAAATGTGCCGGTAGCATTTGGTGGTCCTATGGCTGTTCAGAAGGTACTCAACGTGACAGATCCAAAAGTAAGAAGTTTCTTACATGATGTTTTAGATGAAGTAATGGCATTATTTCCGTCCAAAATCATTCATATTGGAGGAGATGAGGTGAAGTATGATGTGTGGAGAAATTCTTCCAAGGTAATGTCATATATGGAAGAACAGGGATTCCCTTCTCCAGCCGCATTGCAGGTCTGGTTTACAAATTCCATTTCGAATTATCTTGCATCCAAAGGGCGGAGAATGATGGGCTGGAATGAAATTATGGGAAAAAAACTGGATGCAGGAGCGGATGAAAAAGATCATTTGGTTGAGGATAATCTAGCGCCCAACACCGTTGTTCACGTTTGGAAGGGGGACCTAAATCTTGCTGTTCAAGCAGCCGAAAATGGTTACGATATTGTTAACTCCTATTATGCCCACACTTATTTTGATTATGACTATAAGACGATTCCTCTAAAAAAGGTATATGACTTTAACCCAGTTCCCAAGGGGCTTGACTCAAAATATCACAATAAAATATTAGGCATGGGGTGCCAGATGTGGAGTGAGTGGGTACCTGATGAGGAGATATTGGGAAGACAAGTGTTCCCAAGAATTGCTGCAGCTGCTGAAGTGGGCTGGACTGATTCATCAAGTAAAAACTATGAGGTATTTACAAAAGGACTACCTTATTTTTTTCAAAGGTGGGATCGATTAGGGATCACCTATTATAATCCAAAAAAAATGACCAGTAATGCTAATTAA
- a CDS encoding DUF4838 domain-containing protein has translation MLINITKQNILLLIAVFFSSFSVFSGTKEKNSSITIANKGLTSYTIVIANDAIPAEKTAAGELKKYLDKITGASFKIDEEETVLGDKPKIWVGAGKEVKKLASDVNWEALGEDGIVIKTVGDDLILAGGRSRGTLYAVYEFLENTAGCMWLTPRVEIVPRKDKLKVSFIDKVYIPYFKYRENFATSVAKDPIFATKMRENGYFQKQTKEWGGKYKILGFVHTFMWLVPVKEYFKEHPEWFSDPDNHNLPCTTSSKMPEADKTQLCMSNPEVIKVLTEAALKWIEKEPTAGYISISQNDNGNYCSCTDCSQLAESEGSYAGPLLKGVNQVARSIRNKYPDFLIETLAFQGTRKAPKTVRPAENVVIRLAPIGADFGHPIDSEWNEKDRSAVTSWSEISPRLFIWNYVTNFKNTLMPHPNMASFAEDLQFFRANKVQGIYEEGNNFTNNIGDFIDMRTWLLAKLMWNPDLDQQELMSEFMHAYYGKAADPLIKYLELIEKSFKSKEQKLSTYNNGEKGFSFLSLNVMNEATTLFNEASEAVKNNDELLDRVRKERLSLNLAWIELYTLLKQESEEKNLPFLGPENPSIAVEEFLGEFDRYGGKKFGQGRKLEEDIERLQTMF, from the coding sequence ATGCTAATTAATATTACCAAGCAGAATATACTCCTTCTTATAGCGGTGTTCTTTTCATCTTTTAGCGTCTTTTCAGGAACGAAAGAAAAGAACTCTTCCATAACCATAGCTAATAAAGGATTAACATCTTATACGATCGTTATAGCAAATGATGCCATTCCAGCAGAAAAAACGGCAGCAGGTGAGCTGAAAAAATACCTTGATAAAATCACTGGAGCATCTTTTAAAATTGATGAAGAAGAAACAGTGTTAGGAGATAAGCCCAAAATATGGGTGGGAGCAGGAAAAGAAGTAAAGAAACTAGCTTCTGATGTTAACTGGGAGGCCTTAGGAGAAGATGGTATAGTCATTAAAACCGTTGGAGATGATTTGATCCTTGCAGGGGGAAGATCGAGAGGAACATTATATGCCGTTTATGAGTTTTTAGAAAATACGGCAGGATGTATGTGGCTTACTCCTAGGGTGGAAATTGTTCCTAGAAAGGATAAGCTGAAAGTTTCCTTTATAGATAAGGTTTATATCCCTTATTTTAAATATCGAGAAAATTTTGCTACATCTGTTGCTAAAGATCCAATTTTTGCTACTAAAATGCGTGAAAATGGCTATTTTCAAAAGCAAACAAAAGAGTGGGGGGGGAAATATAAGATACTAGGCTTTGTACATACCTTTATGTGGTTGGTGCCTGTCAAAGAATATTTTAAAGAGCATCCGGAATGGTTCAGTGATCCGGATAACCATAATCTTCCTTGTACAACTTCTTCCAAAATGCCGGAGGCGGATAAAACACAGCTTTGTATGAGCAATCCCGAAGTGATAAAGGTTTTAACGGAAGCTGCTTTAAAATGGATAGAAAAGGAACCTACTGCTGGTTATATTTCTATCTCGCAAAATGATAATGGAAATTATTGTAGTTGTACTGACTGTTCCCAACTTGCCGAATCTGAAGGTTCTTATGCAGGGCCATTATTAAAAGGTGTAAACCAAGTGGCAAGGAGCATTCGAAACAAATACCCGGATTTCTTAATAGAGACACTTGCCTTTCAGGGTACCAGAAAAGCACCAAAGACAGTACGTCCAGCCGAAAATGTCGTAATTCGCTTGGCTCCCATTGGAGCTGACTTTGGGCATCCAATTGATAGTGAATGGAATGAAAAGGATCGTTCGGCAGTTACTAGTTGGTCAGAGATTTCTCCTAGGCTTTTCATTTGGAATTACGTTACCAATTTTAAGAACACCTTAATGCCTCATCCGAATATGGCGAGTTTTGCAGAGGATCTGCAGTTTTTTCGTGCAAATAAAGTTCAAGGTATATATGAGGAAGGAAATAATTTTACTAATAACATAGGTGATTTTATTGATATGAGGACTTGGCTATTAGCTAAACTAATGTGGAATCCGGATTTGGATCAACAAGAATTGATGTCTGAGTTTATGCATGCATATTATGGAAAGGCAGCTGATCCATTAATCAAATATTTGGAATTGATAGAAAAATCCTTCAAGAGTAAGGAGCAAAAACTTTCTACCTATAATAATGGTGAAAAAGGATTTTCCTTTCTCTCACTAAATGTGATGAATGAAGCTACTACGCTTTTTAATGAGGCTTCTGAGGCTGTAAAAAACAATGATGAGCTTTTAGATCGGGTGCGTAAAGAAAGACTTTCTTTAAACCTTGCTTGGATTGAACTTTATACCTTATTAAAGCAAGAATCTGAAGAAAAGAACCTGCCTTTTCTTGGTCCTGAGAACCCTTCAATTGCCGTTGAGGAATTCCTTGGGGAGTTTGATAGATACGGAGGTAAAAAGTTTGGTCAGGGAAGAAAGCTCGAAGAGGATATAGAAAGGCTCCAAACCATGTTTTAA